A stretch of Blautia liquoris DNA encodes these proteins:
- the dnaA gene encoding chromosomal replication initiator protein DnaA: MNLVEQNWTEILNRVKEEHDILDVSFETWLAPLKVYKVEDNIVTILVPSQQVGLDYVSKKYKLPLKVAIAEITGTNYEIELLLPEEIERRQKTEEDIITSSNAGLNPKYTFDTFVVGSNNKFAHAASLAVAESPGEIYNPLFIYGGVGLGKTHLMHSIAHFILHNNPKSRILYATSEEFTNELIEAIRNGNNTAMSKFREKYRNIDVLLIDDVQFIIGKESTQEEFFHTFNTLHGAKKQIILSSDRPPKDMDILEDRIRSRFEWGLLADIQSPDYETRMAILRKKEELDGYNVGEDVIDYIATNIKSNIRELEGSLNKIIAYANLEKREINLALAEQVLKDMISPNEKKVITPEFIINTVAEHFNLSPSDIIGSKRSSKIAHPRQIVMYLCREFTGTNLVQIGQLLGKRDHTTIMYGIDKIEAEINNPSNTVTEEEIDILKKKINPPK, from the coding sequence ATGAATCTTGTAGAACAGAACTGGACAGAAATTCTGAATAGAGTTAAAGAGGAGCATGATATTCTGGATGTTTCATTTGAAACCTGGCTTGCTCCTTTAAAAGTATATAAAGTTGAGGATAATATTGTGACAATTCTTGTGCCATCCCAGCAAGTTGGCCTTGACTATGTCAGTAAAAAATATAAATTGCCTTTAAAAGTAGCAATTGCTGAAATAACAGGAACAAACTACGAGATTGAACTGCTTTTGCCTGAAGAGATCGAACGCAGACAGAAAACTGAGGAAGATATAATCACTTCTTCAAATGCCGGTTTGAATCCAAAATATACGTTTGACACTTTCGTAGTCGGAAGCAATAATAAATTCGCCCATGCCGCTTCTCTTGCAGTTGCAGAATCTCCCGGGGAAATTTATAATCCTCTATTTATATATGGAGGTGTCGGACTCGGAAAAACTCATCTGATGCATAGTATTGCACACTTTATTTTACACAACAATCCAAAATCCAGAATACTATATGCAACGAGTGAAGAGTTTACGAATGAACTAATCGAGGCCATCCGTAACGGAAATAATACGGCAATGAGTAAATTTCGAGAAAAATATCGTAATATCGATGTACTGTTGATCGACGATGTTCAGTTTATAATAGGTAAAGAATCGACACAGGAAGAATTTTTTCATACCTTTAATACTTTACATGGAGCAAAAAAACAGATTATTCTTTCTTCAGATCGCCCTCCAAAAGATATGGATATTCTGGAAGACAGAATTCGATCACGTTTTGAATGGGGTCTTCTGGCTGATATCCAAAGTCCGGATTATGAAACAAGAATGGCAATCCTCAGAAAGAAAGAAGAACTTGACGGCTATAATGTCGGAGAAGATGTAATTGATTATATTGCCACCAATATTAAATCAAATATCCGGGAACTTGAGGGGTCCTTAAATAAGATTATTGCATATGCAAACCTCGAAAAACGAGAAATCAATCTTGCACTGGCCGAACAGGTTCTAAAAGATATGATTTCTCCAAATGAAAAAAAGGTAATCACACCCGAATTTATCATTAATACCGTAGCCGAACACTTTAATCTTTCTCCTTCAGACATCATCGGAAGTAAAAGATCAAGTAAAATAGCCCATCCTCGACAGATTGTTATGTATCTGTGCCGCGAATTTACCGGAACCAATCTGGTACAGATTGGCCAGCTCCTTGGAAAGAGAGATCATACCACAATCATGTACGGCATCGACAAAATAGAGGCCGAGATCAATAATCCTTCAAATACAGTTACAGAAGAAGAGATCGATATCCTGAAAAAAAAGATTAACCCGCCAAAGTAA
- the dnaN gene encoding DNA polymerase III subunit beta → MKLKFAKGNLLKSVNIVMKAVPSKTTMPILECILIDASSSIIKFTSNDMELGIETIVDGTIEERGIIALDAKIFSEIVKRLPDGYVTIETNENLETIITCGKARFDIPGRSGEEFSYLPMIEKTDGIEISQFTLKDVIRQTIFSIAANENNKIMTGELFEIKDNCLKVISLDGHRISIRKIELTHSYENKKVIVPGKTLNEISKILSGEMDDKVNIFFTNNHILFEFDQTKVVSRLIDGEYFRVDQMLSNDYETKIKINKREFLDCIDRATLLVKEGDKRPVIINIENESLKLHMDSAMGSMNEEIGIEKEGKDLMIGFNPKFLIDALRVIDDEIISIYLVNPKAPCFIKNEEEDYIYLILPVNFNSVR, encoded by the coding sequence ATGAAACTTAAGTTTGCCAAAGGTAATCTGTTAAAAAGTGTCAATATTGTTATGAAAGCTGTACCCTCAAAAACTACCATGCCAATTCTAGAATGTATTCTAATTGATGCTTCATCCAGTATCATTAAATTTACCTCGAATGACATGGAACTAGGTATCGAAACAATTGTTGATGGAACAATTGAAGAAAGAGGAATTATTGCACTAGATGCCAAAATATTCTCAGAAATCGTAAAACGTCTGCCAGATGGTTATGTAACAATAGAGACAAATGAAAACCTGGAGACTATAATTACTTGTGGAAAAGCAAGATTTGATATACCCGGAAGATCAGGAGAAGAATTTTCCTATCTGCCAATGATAGAAAAAACAGATGGCATAGAAATTTCGCAGTTTACATTAAAAGACGTGATAAGACAGACAATTTTTTCTATTGCTGCAAATGAAAATAATAAGATTATGACAGGAGAACTTTTTGAAATTAAAGATAACTGCCTAAAAGTTATCTCATTAGATGGACATAGAATTTCAATTCGAAAAATTGAACTTACTCATTCCTATGAAAATAAAAAAGTTATTGTTCCGGGAAAAACTCTAAATGAAATCAGCAAGATATTATCCGGTGAAATGGATGATAAAGTAAATATATTCTTTACAAACAATCATATTCTTTTCGAGTTTGATCAGACAAAAGTAGTATCCAGATTAATTGACGGTGAGTATTTTCGCGTAGATCAGATGTTGTCCAACGATTATGAAACAAAAATTAAAATTAATAAAAGAGAATTTCTAGATTGTATTGATAGAGCAACTCTTTTGGTAAAAGAAGGAGATAAAAGACCCGTTATTATCAATATTGAGAATGAAAGTCTCAAACTTCATATGGATTCCGCTATGGGTTCGATGAACGAAGAAATTGGAATTGAGAAAGAAGGAAAAGACTTAATGATCGGATTCAACCCAAAATTTCTCATTGACGCTCTCCGCGTCATTGATGATGAGATAATTTCGATTTATCTGGTAAATCCGAAAGCTCCTTGTTTCATAAAGAATGAGGAAGAAGATTATATTTACCTGATTTTACCTGTAAATTTCAATTCTGTCAGATAA
- a CDS encoding RNA-binding S4 domain-containing protein, producing the protein MDTIRIKDEFIKLGQAMKLAGLVSEGVDAKFQIQEGNVKVNGSVEIRRGKKLYIGDVFSFEGKEIKIEQK; encoded by the coding sequence ATGGATACGATAAGAATAAAAGACGAATTTATAAAATTAGGTCAGGCTATGAAACTTGCCGGGCTGGTTTCGGAAGGTGTGGATGCAAAATTCCAGATACAAGAGGGAAACGTCAAAGTTAATGGTTCCGTTGAGATACGCCGCGGAAAAAAATTATATATTGGTGACGTATTTTCTTTCGAAGGTAAAGAAATAAAAATTGAGCAAAAATGA
- the recF gene encoding DNA replication/repair protein RecF (All proteins in this family for which functions are known are DNA-binding proteins that assist the filamentation of RecA onto DNA for the initiation of recombination or recombinational repair.) gives MYVKSLELKNFRNYDSLCVSFDQKTNIFYGDNAQGKTNILEAVYLCGTTKSHRSSKDREMIQFNKDEAHIRMQISKAEVVHRIDMHLKKNKPKGIAIDGIPIRKASDLFGIINIVFFSPEDLNIIKNGPSERRRFVDSELSQLNHIYLISLANYNKVLIQRNKLLRELKDTRSLLCTLDVWDEQLINYGRSLIEERTKFIEQLNEILSDIHLQLTGGSEQIRLIYEPNTKADDFFQKLKENRPRDLQLRTSTLGPHRDDLCVEINGIDIRKYGSQGQQRTAALSMKLSEIYLVKKMMKDTPILLLDDVLSELDSSRQNYLLKSIGDIQTFITCTGLDEFMENQFDVNKVFKVAEGRIAT, from the coding sequence ATGTATGTGAAGTCTTTGGAATTAAAAAATTTTAGAAATTATGATTCTCTGTGTGTTTCCTTTGACCAGAAAACCAACATTTTTTACGGGGATAATGCCCAGGGAAAGACAAATATTCTTGAGGCTGTCTATCTTTGTGGAACCACAAAATCTCACAGATCAAGTAAGGATCGGGAAATGATTCAGTTTAACAAAGATGAGGCACATATCAGGATGCAGATCAGCAAAGCTGAGGTTGTTCACAGAATTGATATGCATTTAAAAAAAAACAAACCAAAAGGAATTGCAATTGATGGTATTCCAATACGCAAAGCTTCAGATTTGTTTGGCATCATTAATATTGTGTTTTTTTCTCCGGAAGATTTAAATATTATTAAAAATGGTCCCTCGGAGAGAAGAAGATTTGTGGACAGTGAACTGAGTCAGCTGAATCATATATACCTGATTTCTCTGGCCAATTATAATAAAGTGCTCATACAGCGAAATAAACTGCTCAGAGAACTAAAAGATACAAGATCCCTTTTGTGTACGCTGGATGTTTGGGATGAACAGCTGATAAATTATGGAAGAAGCCTGATTGAAGAGAGAACGAAGTTTATTGAGCAGCTAAATGAGATATTGAGTGATATTCATCTGCAGCTGACAGGTGGCAGCGAGCAGATTCGTTTGATTTATGAACCAAATACAAAAGCAGATGATTTTTTTCAGAAGTTAAAAGAAAATCGTCCAAGGGACCTGCAGCTTAGGACATCAACTCTTGGACCTCACAGAGACGACCTGTGTGTAGAAATAAATGGGATAGATATCAGAAAATATGGCTCTCAGGGACAGCAGCGTACGGCTGCTCTTTCCATGAAACTTTCAGAAATCTACCTTGTGAAGAAAATGATGAAGGATACACCAATTTTATTACTGGATGATGTATTATCCGAGCTTGACAGCAGCAGACAGAATTATCTGCTGAAAAGTATAGGTGATATTCAAACCTTTATAACTTGTACTGGCTTAGATGAATTTATGGAAAACCAATTTGATGTAAATAAGGTTTTTAAAGTTGCGGAAGGCAGGATTGCAACATAA
- the gyrB gene encoding DNA topoisomerase (ATP-hydrolyzing) subunit B codes for MSEENTTNVGSNIEYGADQIQILEGLEAVRKRPGMYIGSTSVRGLHHLVYEIVDNAVDEALAGYCKHIDVTINKDNSITVIDDGRGIPVGINHKSGLPAVEVVFTILHAGGKFGGGGYKVSGGLHGVGASVVNALSSWLEVTIYKDGKVYRQRFERGKTVYKLKIIGDCDKDKTGTMVEFLPDDTIFEETVFDYDTLQTSIRETAFLTKGLSITLRDIRSEKPVEKNFCYEGGIKEFVKYLNHSKTSLYDEIMYFEGMVNDVMVEVAMQHNDSYTENTYGFVNNIHTPEGGTHIVGFRNALTKTFNDYARKTKILKDNDQNLSGEDIREGLTAIISVKLKDPQFEGQTKQKLGNSEARGAVDSLLSKNLELFLEQNPTIAKIIVEKSLMSQRARDAARKARDLTRRKSALDGMSLPGKLADCTDRNPENCEIYLVEGDSAGGSAKSARSRDTQAILPLRGKILNVEKARLDKIYANEEIKAMITAFGTGIQDDFDITKLRYHKIIIMTDADVDGAHIDTLMLTFMYRFMPELIKQGYVYLAQPPLFKIEKNKKVWYAYDEKQLEDILKEIGRDNNNKIQRYKGLGEMDADQLWETTMDPEHRVLKRVTFDEETAAEIDHTFTTLMGDKVEPRREFIEENAYKLDIEDLDI; via the coding sequence ATGAGTGAAGAAAACACAACAAATGTAGGGTCAAATATTGAATATGGAGCTGATCAAATCCAGATCCTTGAAGGATTGGAAGCGGTCAGAAAGAGACCCGGTATGTATATTGGCAGCACTTCCGTCAGAGGACTGCATCATCTGGTATATGAAATTGTAGACAACGCAGTAGATGAAGCTCTGGCAGGATACTGCAAACATATAGATGTAACGATTAATAAAGATAATTCCATCACAGTCATCGATGATGGACGTGGTATTCCTGTAGGGATTAATCACAAATCAGGTCTCCCGGCAGTGGAGGTTGTATTTACAATTCTTCATGCCGGTGGAAAGTTTGGAGGTGGAGGATATAAAGTCTCCGGAGGCCTCCATGGCGTAGGAGCTTCCGTTGTAAATGCCCTGTCGAGCTGGCTTGAGGTTACGATTTATAAGGATGGAAAAGTTTATCGTCAGAGATTTGAACGCGGGAAAACAGTTTATAAGTTAAAAATTATCGGTGATTGTGATAAAGATAAGACTGGAACTATGGTTGAGTTCCTGCCTGATGATACAATATTTGAGGAAACCGTCTTTGACTATGATACTTTACAGACGAGTATACGGGAAACTGCATTTTTGACTAAAGGATTAAGTATTACTTTAAGAGATATAAGATCGGAGAAACCTGTAGAGAAAAACTTCTGTTATGAGGGTGGAATTAAAGAATTTGTGAAGTATCTGAATCATAGCAAAACATCTCTTTACGATGAAATTATGTATTTTGAGGGTATGGTAAATGATGTTATGGTGGAAGTTGCCATGCAGCACAATGATTCATATACTGAGAACACATATGGTTTTGTCAATAATATTCATACACCGGAGGGTGGTACACACATAGTTGGTTTTCGTAACGCTCTTACGAAAACGTTTAACGATTATGCACGTAAAACAAAAATTCTGAAGGATAATGATCAGAATCTGAGTGGTGAAGATATCCGCGAAGGACTGACAGCTATTATCAGTGTAAAATTAAAAGATCCCCAGTTTGAGGGTCAGACAAAACAAAAACTTGGAAATTCCGAAGCCAGAGGTGCCGTTGATAGTCTGCTGAGTAAAAATCTGGAATTATTTCTGGAACAAAATCCAACGATTGCAAAGATTATTGTTGAAAAATCATTGATGTCACAAAGAGCCAGAGATGCAGCCAGAAAAGCAAGAGATTTGACTAGAAGAAAATCAGCACTCGATGGAATGTCCCTGCCCGGAAAACTTGCAGACTGTACAGATAGAAATCCGGAAAATTGTGAGATTTACTTGGTAGAGGGAGATTCGGCCGGTGGTTCTGCAAAATCGGCAAGAAGCCGTGATACACAGGCAATACTTCCACTGCGCGGCAAAATACTGAATGTTGAAAAAGCCCGATTAGATAAGATTTATGCAAATGAAGAGATCAAGGCTATGATCACGGCATTTGGAACAGGAATTCAGGATGATTTTGATATTACGAAACTACGTTATCACAAGATTATTATCATGACAGATGCCGATGTAGATGGCGCTCATATTGATACACTGATGCTTACATTCATGTATCGTTTCATGCCGGAATTAATTAAACAGGGATATGTCTATCTTGCGCAGCCGCCGCTCTTTAAAATTGAAAAAAACAAAAAAGTATGGTATGCATATGATGAAAAACAGTTAGAAGATATATTAAAAGAAATAGGACGTGACAATAACAATAAAATTCAGCGTTACAAAGGTTTAGGTGAGATGGATGCGGATCAGCTCTGGGAGACAACGATGGATCCGGAACACAGAGTGTTAAAAAGAGTAACCTTTGATGAAGAAACTGCGGCCGAGATAGACCATACATTTACCACTCTTATGGGTGATAAAGTAGAGCCCAGACGGGAATTTATCGAAGAAAATGCCTATAAGCTGGATATTGAAGATCTGGACATCTGA
- the gyrA gene encoding DNA gyrase subunit A — translation MEDNVFDQVHDVDLKETMEKSYIAYSMSVIASRALPDVRDGLKPVQRRILYSMIELNNGPDKPHRKCARIVGDTMGKYHPHGDSSIYGSLVNMAQEWSTRYPLVDGHGNFGSVDGDSAAAMRYTEARLSKISMEMTADINKNTVDFRPNFDETEKEPVVLPSRYPNLLVNGTSGIAVGMATNIPPHNLCEVIDAVVKIIDNIIDHDRDTNMEEILDIVKGPDFPTGAEILGTRGIEEAYRTGRGKIRVRAVTNIETLPNGKSQIIVTELPYMVNKARLIEKVADLVKDKRINGITAINDHSSREGMRICIELRKDANANVILNKLYKHTQLQDTFGVIMLALVNNQPKVLNLLEVLNLYLKHQEEVVTRRTQYDLNRAEERAHILEGLLKALDNIDRVIKIIRGSANTPEAKENLIDEFELSDAQAQAIVDMRLRALTGLEREKLENEYKDLMEKIDKYRAILGDRKLLLKVIRKEIMEISDKYGDDRRTSIGFDEFDISMEDLIPRENTVITMTKLGYIKRMTVDNFHSQNRGGKGIKGMQTIDDDYIEELLMTTTHHYLMFFTNMGKVYRLKAYEIPEASRTARGTAIINLIQLQPGENITAVIPIREYEEGYYLFMATKNGLVKKTPITDYANVRKTGLAAIALRDNDELIEVKSTDSKKDIILVTKFGQCIRFKETDVRSTGRVSMGVRGINLLDQDEVIGMQLSSQGDYLLFVSEKGLGKRTSMSEFTPQIRGGKGVKCYKIAERTGNLIGVKAVNSENEVMIITTEGIIIRIQCDDISVLGRITSGVKLMNLSENIYVASIAKVRDKKDGVAAAVSEEIIEEMSEEETDTDIDDSETPEP, via the coding sequence ATGGAAGATAATGTTTTTGATCAAGTCCATGACGTAGACCTGAAAGAAACAATGGAAAAGTCTTATATAGCATATTCTATGAGTGTCATCGCTTCGAGGGCGCTGCCAGATGTCAGAGATGGTTTAAAACCTGTACAGCGAAGAATTCTATATTCTATGATAGAACTTAACAATGGACCCGATAAACCGCACAGAAAATGTGCCCGTATCGTCGGTGATACAATGGGTAAATATCATCCACACGGCGACAGCTCTATCTATGGCTCACTGGTCAATATGGCGCAGGAATGGTCAACTCGATATCCTCTTGTAGATGGTCATGGAAATTTTGGCTCTGTGGATGGAGACAGTGCAGCTGCCATGCGATATACAGAGGCTCGTCTGAGTAAAATTTCGATGGAAATGACTGCTGATATAAATAAAAATACCGTAGATTTCAGACCTAACTTTGATGAGACGGAAAAAGAGCCAGTTGTTTTACCATCTAGGTATCCCAACCTGCTTGTAAATGGTACATCTGGTATTGCCGTGGGAATGGCTACAAATATTCCGCCTCACAATCTGTGTGAGGTAATTGATGCAGTAGTGAAAATTATTGATAATATTATTGATCATGACAGAGATACAAACATGGAGGAAATATTAGATATCGTAAAGGGCCCGGATTTTCCAACGGGGGCTGAGATATTAGGTACAAGAGGAATTGAGGAAGCTTATCGAACCGGAAGAGGTAAGATTCGTGTTCGTGCTGTCACAAATATCGAGACACTGCCTAATGGCAAAAGTCAGATTATAGTTACAGAACTTCCATATATGGTAAATAAAGCCAGATTGATAGAAAAAGTTGCTGATCTGGTGAAAGATAAGAGAATTAATGGAATCACAGCTATCAATGATCATTCAAGCAGAGAAGGTATGAGAATCTGTATTGAACTGAGAAAAGATGCCAATGCAAATGTCATCTTAAACAAATTATATAAGCATACACAGCTTCAGGATACCTTTGGTGTTATTATGCTTGCACTCGTAAACAATCAGCCAAAAGTATTAAATCTTCTGGAAGTACTGAATCTATATCTGAAACATCAAGAAGAGGTTGTCACCAGAAGAACACAGTATGATTTAAACAGAGCGGAAGAGCGGGCACATATTCTGGAAGGATTGTTAAAAGCTCTTGATAATATAGACCGTGTGATAAAAATTATCCGTGGATCTGCAAACACACCAGAAGCAAAAGAAAATCTGATAGATGAATTCGAACTGTCAGATGCACAGGCTCAGGCAATTGTAGATATGAGACTGCGGGCACTTACCGGACTGGAACGAGAGAAACTTGAAAATGAATATAAAGATCTGATGGAAAAGATAGACAAATATCGTGCTATCTTAGGAGATCGTAAATTACTTCTCAAGGTAATCCGTAAAGAAATTATGGAGATTTCTGACAAATACGGTGATGATCGGAGAACTTCAATAGGTTTTGATGAATTCGATATTTCCATGGAAGATCTGATTCCGAGGGAAAACACGGTAATTACTATGACTAAACTAGGTTATATTAAACGAATGACCGTCGATAATTTCCATTCTCAGAACAGAGGAGGTAAAGGAATTAAAGGCATGCAGACGATTGATGATGACTATATTGAGGAACTCCTGATGACAACAACTCATCATTACCTGATGTTCTTTACAAATATGGGAAAAGTCTATCGGCTAAAGGCATATGAGATACCAGAAGCGTCAAGAACCGCCCGTGGAACAGCGATTATAAATTTGATTCAGCTTCAGCCGGGTGAGAATATCACTGCAGTGATTCCGATCCGTGAGTATGAAGAGGGTTATTACCTGTTTATGGCAACTAAGAATGGACTTGTAAAGAAGACTCCAATTACTGATTATGCGAATGTGAGAAAAACCGGACTTGCGGCAATTGCTCTGAGAGATAACGATGAATTGATTGAAGTTAAATCCACGGACAGTAAGAAGGATATTATTCTGGTTACGAAATTTGGTCAGTGTATCAGATTTAAGGAAACTGATGTGAGAAGTACCGGACGTGTATCTATGGGAGTGAGGGGAATTAATCTTCTGGATCAAGATGAAGTAATCGGCATGCAGCTGAGTTCGCAAGGAGATTATCTGTTGTTTGTATCTGAAAAAGGACTGGGCAAGAGGACCTCTATGAGTGAATTCACGCCTCAGATTCGCGGCGGAAAAGGTGTAAAATGTTATAAGATTGCAGAAAGAACGGGAAATCTGATTGGTGTAAAGGCAGTTAATTCTGAAAATGAAGTTATGATTATCACTACTGAGGGTATTATTATACGTATACAGTGTGATGATATATCTGTGTTGGGAAGAATTACATCGGGTGTTAAACTTATGAATCTGTCAGAAAATATATACGTAGCCAGCATTGCAAAAGTCAGAGACAAGAAAGATGGTGTAGCGGCAGCAGTATCAGAAGAAATAATCGAAGAGATGTCTGAAGAGGAAACCGATACAGATATAGATGATTCAGAAACACCTGAGCCATAA
- a CDS encoding D-alanyl-D-alanine carboxypeptidase family protein → MEQASINTNRRHQMEARRAARRKKKKRQTIFLCLLLLIIILLMILMVFKMLDSNNIHEIDQIKTVKEAAYTEVPPENIVKEEEPPVPSSAPIPVSVIPGESIHSASGYLVRLRDQAVVMNKAGTEKIYPAPLTKIMTIIVAIENLSNLDENVMISDEIINTLYTQGAAMTGFVGGENLTVRDLLYGSMISSGAESCVGLAQRVSGSEDEFVNQMNQKADGLGMNNTHFVSCTGLPGDDNYSTCKDMAVLFEYCLRNDVFREIFTSDTYTTSVTPPHPNGIVLKNSVLSELTENNLTNGGVIEGGKESFTNSSGQCLASLSKIGEDEYILVTAKSDGNPKSEQYHISDAVSAYNLIN, encoded by the coding sequence ATGGAACAAGCATCTATTAACACGAACAGACGGCATCAGATGGAGGCCAGACGTGCAGCCAGAAGAAAAAAGAAAAAAAGACAGACAATATTTTTATGTCTTTTATTACTGATTATTATTCTTTTGATGATTCTCATGGTATTTAAGATGTTAGATTCGAATAATATCCATGAAATCGATCAAATAAAAACTGTGAAGGAGGCAGCATATACAGAAGTTCCACCCGAAAATATTGTTAAAGAAGAAGAACCTCCTGTACCTTCTTCAGCCCCAATTCCAGTCAGTGTTATACCGGGTGAAAGTATACATAGTGCCAGTGGCTATCTTGTTCGTCTAAGAGATCAGGCAGTTGTAATGAATAAAGCAGGTACAGAAAAGATATATCCGGCTCCTCTGACAAAGATAATGACCATTATTGTGGCTATTGAGAATCTTTCAAATCTGGATGAAAATGTAATGATATCTGATGAAATTATAAATACTCTTTATACACAGGGTGCAGCTATGACTGGTTTTGTAGGAGGAGAAAACCTGACAGTAAGAGATTTGTTATATGGTTCTATGATATCTTCCGGAGCAGAATCTTGTGTAGGACTTGCACAGCGAGTTTCAGGATCGGAGGATGAATTTGTAAACCAGATGAATCAAAAAGCAGATGGGCTTGGTATGAATAACACTCACTTTGTATCGTGTACGGGTCTTCCAGGTGATGACAATTACTCAACTTGTAAAGATATGGCTGTTTTGTTTGAATATTGCCTGAGAAATGATGTATTTCGTGAAATATTTACTTCAGATACTTATACTACATCTGTTACGCCTCCACATCCGAACGGAATTGTCTTAAAAAATTCAGTATTAAGTGAATTAACAGAAAATAACTTGACAAACGGAGGAGTGATAGAAGGAGGAAAGGAAAGCTTTACGAATTCTTCCGGGCAGTGTTTGGCCAGTCTTTCAAAAATTGGAGAAGATGAATATATTTTAGTTACAGCTAAATCAGATGGAAATCCCAAAAGTGAACAATATCATATATCTGATGCAGTTTCTGCATATAATTTAATAAACTAA
- a CDS encoding zinc ribbon domain-containing protein produces MTKQEHDKLSEERGQTEIILEEMLNEQQYSFSILGQEYYKKVCEDPDILISNLSDYVDTVKVSELEIAKLEEDIKGMNRLLKEPLDLVCSKCGRIMDPNAKYCSECGAQLEKEEQDINCPNSHILE; encoded by the coding sequence ATGACAAAGCAGGAACATGATAAGTTATCGGAAGAAAGAGGCCAGACAGAAATTATTTTAGAAGAGATGCTGAATGAACAACAATATAGTTTCTCTATATTGGGACAGGAGTATTACAAAAAAGTATGTGAGGATCCAGACATTCTTATTTCTAATTTATCTGATTATGTGGATACAGTGAAAGTGAGTGAATTAGAGATCGCAAAATTGGAAGAAGATATCAAAGGGATGAATAGGCTGTTAAAAGAACCTTTGGATCTTGTCTGTTCAAAATGTGGAAGAATTATGGATCCGAATGCTAAATATTGCTCAGAGTGTGGAGCTCAATTGGAAAAAGAAGAACAAGACATAAATTGTCCCAATAGTCATATATTAGAATAA
- a CDS encoding SpoIID/LytB domain-containing protein, whose amino-acid sequence MIKNKKHIMQEQMKYFAAILFLLIFLPILGTMLLSGKNYVKLSQKDNIEQLLPSILYREIPDHYQLETICAQAVLVRSRVWYEYEKSDYDQKVYDQILKENMEYERSHHLQTDRMLLCKEAVKKTKGCVLGYGGRIVSAPFCRASNGWTRSGKEVLKRDDYGWLVGVESKPDLDYMPKRKPLSFSNDELYEKLKKIDKDQKLKKDNFADHIAISSEDSSGYAMEVEVFGIKIPGEVFRDLLGLPSASFSISKRDDKILITCRGSGHGMGMSQYGADQMAKGGKSWRDILNYYFPNTQVMKDKKK is encoded by the coding sequence ATGATAAAAAATAAGAAACATATAATGCAGGAACAGATGAAATATTTTGCAGCGATTCTGTTTCTGCTTATTTTTTTGCCAATTCTTGGAACTATGCTATTGTCGGGAAAAAATTACGTGAAATTATCACAAAAGGATAATATTGAGCAACTACTTCCTTCTATCTTATACCGGGAGATACCGGATCATTATCAGTTAGAAACAATTTGTGCACAGGCTGTTCTCGTCAGAAGTCGTGTATGGTATGAATATGAAAAATCTGATTATGACCAGAAAGTCTATGATCAGATTCTGAAAGAAAATATGGAATATGAGAGATCACATCATTTACAAACTGACAGGATGCTATTATGTAAAGAGGCCGTAAAAAAAACAAAGGGGTGTGTATTGGGATATGGTGGTAGGATTGTATCAGCACCTTTTTGTCGGGCAAGTAATGGCTGGACCAGGAGTGGCAAAGAAGTTCTCAAGAGAGATGATTATGGCTGGCTGGTAGGTGTAGAGAGTAAGCCCGACTTAGATTATATGCCAAAGAGAAAACCACTTTCGTTTTCTAATGATGAGTTGTATGAAAAGTTGAAGAAAATTGATAAGGATCAGAAATTAAAGAAAGATAATTTTGCTGATCATATAGCGATATCATCAGAAGATTCTTCAGGATATGCAATGGAAGTCGAGGTTTTTGGGATAAAAATACCAGGAGAAGTATTTAGGGACCTGTTGGGACTACCCTCTGCATCTTTTTCTATTTCCAAAAGAGATGACAAAATATTGATCACCTGCAGAGGAAGTGGCCATGGTATGGGAATGTCACAATATGGAGCAGATCAAATGGCAAAGGGAGGAAAATCATGGCGTGATATCCTAAATTATTATTTTCCGAATACACAGGTTATGAAAGACAAGAAAAAATAG